In one Vallitalea longa genomic region, the following are encoded:
- a CDS encoding non-ribosomal peptide synthetase — KGEIYIGGKGVASGYKKDKEKTQKAFIDHDELGRIYRTGDYGKLKREGYVEFLGRVDTQVKIQGHRIELGEIEARIKENSMVKDVAVVDNKNKYDKKYLCAYVVAKEGYEARKIKKYIAETLPKYMIPSYFEEIEEIPLTSNGKVNKKKLPMPSNAYLTEEEYIAPKNEVEKKLARIWSDILDIEEGKISTESDFFEIGGDSLKVQYMINAIKRDFGLKIKIKDIFTGPTLDNVSSIISTKSKEGIAVNVVDTTDKLSNTIEMETDSKYRWSPIVHWKKVQGNIEIMGKKCSENVSALFPEIYFMTQEPSTIQEIIEQFKHLDSLSVRNGIEELIKNRALVNTMIPMENLLSIVDNMYESPYDESILYDSQRYEAYKREQLNRNYGFSSKVNDGIGLVSQNDLPDELSRRRTYRVFDEEQIITFDDFSYLISVFRQNRIEDNVKYYYASAGGLYPIDIYIYIKEGRVQGFKRGLYYYNVSENMLFEVSNDCKITVNAYGRGNKEIFNSSAVSIYMIYNTDVNMPKYGSMGYLYACIDTGIMVGSLTQIAETRDIGICSIGAMNFQSIREYFNLQENQVFMHCIELGLKNTNNQVEESNVRYYPQSAAQKRLYTINQIEEGSLSYNIPIVKVIEGKVDKSKLENSYRKLVERHDILRTCFGIRNDELVQKVFKEIEFNMTYEELENGSIEHRIEEFIKPFNLDETPLLRVKLIKENESKHYLIMDIHHIISDVTSIKIMFQELAMLYSGIQLEEVKKQYKDYTLKQNELLASKEIEEQERYWLNSIRGVEKLNMPLDFQRPSIQSFEGNSIDYTLDHMLTSKLMKLAKDNQVTLFMTLLGIFNILLYKYSGQKEILIGSPISGRSNSDEERSLGMFVNILVFKNEIEENITFIDFLQGVKKNALDAYSNQDYQFEMLVDKLNIKRDLSRNPIFDIMFIMRNIDTKSIGFSDIDIINYPVESNISKYDLTLSAVEENGQIFLNMEYCSKLYQKESIIRMMNHFIELMNQITGNPERTVESLTLLSDSENQFIKNEVNNTKLKYNNYKTVVDLFEEVCEKNPSAIALRFQDAFMTYDELNGRINQLARKIIKNYEDDESKTVAIITEPSFDMIIGIFAILKTGGTYVPVDINYPQERIDYIINNSGSSLILCDKDYCLDYNPEKKYISFDIDQGEDRNNLNKVFGSNEVAYIIYTSGSTGDPKGVMVEHRNIVNFSLAMEQIFDFYPNKKVLALTTMSFDIFVLETIVPLLNVGTVVIAETKQMREPYELIRLIDNSKIDMLQLTPTRLRMLIEDKENIRGLINVKELIIGGEQFPIDLYDDISSICKNTKIYNAYGPTETTVWSTMKLITDADTINIGKPISNTQVYIVGENNDILPVGIYGELCIGGDGVTRGYINNEERTQEKYIELNINNIKERLYKTGDIARIIGNSELEINGRMDNQIKLNGYRIELGEIESKILENSNVNECAVVVKDNEKDNKHLYAFMTLIEEEDHQSFITNLKEGLRQKIPSYSTPTYFKIIDKMPLTLNGKINKLELVTYETNIVESVKYVEPKTSTEKELVRLWKEVLGCNRDIGIEDNFFDLGGNSLSAIKFVMKAKENYTISTNDVFKYQTVKQLAEQIQYDKNHLKNTLNELKTVHKGSTQKFRNSFEGKQYSDEEIRQMTRTELENIKLDYNRTYGSVDLDLLKCYNNILLIGATGYVGSYILHELLVNTNYYVTILIRAKSANEARIRLNRVLAFNFNKCKISDYSHRITIVNGDISENKLGLDYNEYNKLIDEIDCIINSAGNVSHYTDYNQSYRSNVRGVMNLLDLAKEGTIKDLHHISTMSVSTGKIRDKRSMVFSENVEVIENFNQEKEINYIKTKTMAEKLVIDARKYGINTNIFRLGNVVFNSQNGRFQQNINNNAFYLQVKSLIKFGLLPKFDTYPLELSYVDVSSKSIVSLISRESLKNEIYHIYNTNTIELSEIAEYLGVREVSVDDFIEYIHSNISGSDNMKEYIDAFIAHSGITDRYFRTVFVWDCYKTERLLERIGIRWVKPNKEKIDSMVEYGKQIGFW, encoded by the coding sequence GATAGAGGAAATACCATTGACGTCAAATGGAAAGGTAAACAAGAAGAAATTACCAATGCCAAGCAATGCATATCTTACAGAAGAAGAATACATAGCTCCCAAAAATGAAGTTGAAAAGAAGCTTGCAAGAATATGGAGTGACATACTGGACATAGAAGAAGGAAAGATAAGTACAGAATCAGATTTCTTTGAAATAGGCGGTGACTCTTTAAAAGTTCAGTATATGATTAATGCCATTAAAAGAGACTTTGGATTAAAAATCAAAATAAAGGATATATTTACTGGACCAACGTTGGATAATGTATCAAGTATCATATCTACCAAGTCAAAAGAGGGTATAGCTGTTAACGTTGTAGACACCACTGATAAATTAAGTAATACCATTGAAATGGAAACAGATAGTAAGTATAGATGGTCACCAATTGTTCATTGGAAAAAGGTTCAAGGGAATATTGAAATAATGGGTAAGAAATGTTCAGAAAATGTGTCAGCCTTATTCCCAGAAATATATTTTATGACCCAGGAACCGAGTACTATACAAGAGATTATAGAACAATTCAAGCATTTGGATAGTTTATCGGTGAGAAATGGTATTGAGGAATTAATCAAAAACAGAGCATTAGTCAATACTATGATTCCTATGGAAAACCTTTTAAGCATCGTTGACAATATGTATGAAAGTCCTTATGATGAAAGCATTTTGTATGATTCACAACGATATGAGGCGTACAAAAGAGAACAGTTGAATAGAAATTACGGTTTTTCATCCAAAGTCAATGATGGGATAGGATTAGTTAGCCAAAATGATTTGCCTGATGAGCTTTCTAGAAGAAGAACATATAGAGTGTTTGACGAAGAACAGATAATAACGTTTGATGATTTTTCCTATTTGATTTCAGTATTTAGACAGAATCGTATTGAAGATAATGTTAAGTATTATTATGCAAGTGCAGGTGGGTTATATCCTATTGATATATATATCTATATAAAAGAAGGTAGAGTCCAGGGGTTCAAAAGAGGATTGTATTATTATAATGTATCAGAAAATATGTTATTTGAAGTATCTAATGATTGTAAAATTACCGTTAATGCATATGGAAGAGGGAATAAAGAAATATTCAACTCATCTGCAGTATCAATATATATGATATACAATACAGATGTAAATATGCCTAAATATGGTTCAATGGGGTACTTATATGCATGTATAGATACAGGTATAATGGTTGGTTCGTTAACACAAATTGCTGAAACTAGAGATATTGGTATATGTTCAATTGGTGCTATGAATTTTCAGTCAATCAGGGAGTATTTTAATTTGCAGGAAAATCAAGTATTCATGCACTGCATTGAATTAGGTTTGAAAAATACCAATAATCAAGTTGAAGAAAGTAACGTAAGATACTATCCTCAATCAGCAGCTCAGAAAAGATTGTATACAATCAATCAAATAGAGGAAGGAAGCTTAAGTTATAATATACCTATTGTCAAAGTCATTGAAGGGAAAGTTGATAAGTCAAAGTTAGAGAATTCATACAGAAAGTTGGTAGAAAGGCATGATATTCTAAGAACCTGTTTTGGAATAAGAAATGATGAGCTAGTTCAAAAGGTCTTTAAAGAAATAGAGTTCAATATGACCTATGAAGAACTTGAAAATGGAAGTATTGAACACAGGATTGAAGAATTTATTAAGCCTTTCAATTTAGATGAAACTCCTCTTTTAAGAGTCAAGCTGATAAAAGAAAATGAAAGCAAACATTATTTGATTATGGACATACATCATATTATTTCAGATGTGACTTCAATAAAAATCATGTTTCAGGAATTGGCTATGTTGTATAGTGGCATACAACTTGAGGAGGTTAAAAAACAATATAAAGATTACACATTGAAGCAAAACGAATTGCTTGCCAGTAAAGAGATTGAAGAACAAGAAAGATATTGGCTTAATTCTATTAGAGGTGTAGAAAAACTAAATATGCCCCTTGATTTTCAAAGACCTTCTATTCAAAGTTTTGAAGGTAATAGTATTGACTATACATTAGACCATATGCTCACAAGCAAATTAATGAAGTTGGCAAAAGATAATCAAGTTACATTGTTTATGACCCTTTTAGGAATATTTAATATTTTACTGTATAAGTATTCAGGACAGAAAGAAATACTTATAGGTTCTCCAATTTCAGGGCGTTCAAATAGTGATGAAGAAAGAAGTTTAGGAATGTTCGTGAATATCCTTGTATTCAAGAATGAGATTGAAGAAAACATAACGTTTATTGATTTCTTACAAGGGGTTAAAAAGAATGCTCTTGATGCTTATTCAAATCAGGATTATCAGTTTGAAATGTTGGTGGACAAATTAAATATCAAGAGGGATTTAAGTAGAAATCCAATATTTGATATCATGTTCATAATGAGAAATATAGATACAAAGAGTATCGGATTCAGTGATATTGATATTATTAATTATCCAGTAGAAAGTAATATATCAAAATATGATTTGACACTTTCAGCCGTTGAAGAAAATGGACAGATATTCTTAAATATGGAGTATTGCTCTAAGCTGTATCAAAAAGAGAGTATAATAAGGATGATGAATCATTTTATTGAATTAATGAACCAGATTACAGGAAATCCGGAAAGAACTGTTGAATCATTAACGTTATTGTCAGATAGTGAAAATCAATTTATTAAGAATGAAGTGAACAATACTAAGTTAAAGTACAATAATTATAAAACGGTTGTAGATTTATTTGAAGAGGTTTGTGAAAAAAACCCTTCAGCAATAGCTTTAAGATTTCAAGATGCTTTTATGACTTATGATGAGTTAAATGGTAGAATCAATCAATTGGCTAGAAAAATAATTAAGAATTATGAAGATGATGAGAGTAAAACAGTGGCTATAATAACTGAACCTTCATTTGATATGATAATAGGTATTTTTGCCATATTAAAAACAGGGGGGACCTATGTTCCAGTTGACATAAATTATCCACAAGAAAGAATTGATTATATAATCAACAATAGTGGTTCTAGTTTGATACTATGTGATAAAGATTATTGTTTAGATTATAACCCAGAAAAAAAATATATATCATTTGATATTGACCAAGGTGAAGATAGAAATAACTTGAATAAAGTATTTGGATCAAATGAGGTAGCCTATATCATTTATACATCAGGTTCAACGGGAGACCCTAAAGGTGTAATGGTCGAGCATAGAAATATAGTTAACTTTTCTCTTGCCATGGAACAAATATTTGATTTCTATCCAAACAAAAAGGTTCTGGCATTAACAACAATGTCATTTGATATTTTTGTATTAGAAACAATAGTACCGTTACTGAATGTTGGAACAGTTGTTATTGCTGAGACAAAACAAATGAGGGAACCTTATGAACTGATCAGGTTAATAGATAATTCAAAAATTGATATGTTACAATTAACACCGACTCGATTGAGAATGCTGATTGAGGATAAAGAGAACATTAGAGGACTAATTAATGTAAAAGAACTTATTATAGGCGGGGAGCAATTCCCTATAGATCTTTATGATGATATTAGTAGCATTTGTAAAAACACGAAAATATACAATGCATATGGTCCAACGGAAACAACTGTATGGTCAACTATGAAGCTAATTACGGATGCAGATACCATTAATATTGGTAAACCAATTTCAAATACTCAAGTATATATTGTTGGGGAAAATAATGACATACTGCCAGTAGGTATATATGGAGAATTATGTATTGGTGGTGATGGTGTAACAAGAGGATATATTAATAACGAAGAAAGGACTCAAGAAAAATATATCGAGCTGAACATTAATAATATAAAGGAAAGATTATATAAGACAGGTGATATTGCCAGAATTATTGGTAATAGTGAATTAGAAATCAATGGGAGAATGGATAATCAGATTAAATTAAATGGCTATAGAATTGAACTCGGTGAAATCGAAAGCAAAATTCTTGAAAACAGCAATGTCAATGAATGTGCTGTAGTAGTAAAAGATAATGAAAAAGACAACAAGCACCTTTATGCTTTTATGACATTGATTGAGGAAGAAGATCATCAATCATTTATTACTAACTTAAAAGAAGGATTACGTCAAAAAATACCATCATATTCTACACCTACATATTTCAAGATAATAGACAAAATGCCACTTACATTGAATGGTAAAATTAACAAACTTGAACTTGTAACTTATGAAACTAATATTGTTGAATCAGTGAAATATGTAGAACCCAAAACCAGTACCGAAAAAGAATTAGTAAGATTATGGAAAGAGGTTTTGGGGTGTAACCGTGATATAGGTATTGAAGATAATTTCTTTGATTTAGGTGGAAATTCATTATCAGCAATTAAATTCGTCATGAAGGCAAAAGAAAACTATACTATCAGTACTAATGATGTATTCAAGTATCAAACTGTTAAGCAATTAGCTGAGCAGATTCAATATGATAAAAATCATTTGAAGAATACTTTGAATGAGTTAAAAACTGTTCATAAAGGAAGTACTCAAAAGTTTAGGAATTCTTTTGAAGGGAAGCAGTATAGTGATGAAGAAATAAGGCAGATGACAAGAACTGAATTAGAGAATATCAAATTAGATTATAATAGGACCTATGGTAGCGTTGACTTAGATTTGCTAAAATGTTACAATAATATTCTGTTAATAGGTGCTACGGGATATGTAGGAAGTTATATTCTACATGAATTATTAGTTAATACGAATTATTATGTAACTATTTTGATAAGAGCTAAGTCAGCTAATGAAGCTAGAATCAGATTAAATCGTGTATTAGCTTTTAATTTCAACAAGTGTAAAATAAGTGATTATTCCCATCGGATAACAATAGTCAATGGAGATATATCAGAAAATAAATTAGGATTAGATTATAATGAGTATAATAAACTAATTGATGAAATTGACTGTATAATTAATTCAGCAGGCAATGTGTCTCATTATACAGATTATAATCAATCTTATCGTTCAAATGTTAGAGGGGTTATGAATTTACTTGATTTAGCCAAGGAGGGTACTATAAAAGATCTTCATCATATATCTACAATGAGTGTATCTACAGGAAAGATCAGAGATAAAAGATCCATGGTTTTTTCTGAAAACGTAGAAGTGATTGAAAATTTCAATCAGGAAAAAGAGATAAACTACATTAAGACAAAGACAATGGCTGAAAAGCTAGTAATTGATGCTCGTAAATATGGCATTAACACCAATATTTTTAGGCTGGGAAATGTTGTATTCAATTCCCAAAATGGTAGATTCCAACAAAACATCAATAACAACGCTTTTTATCTTCAGGTGAAATCATTAATTAAATTTGGTTTGTTACCGAAATTTGATACATATCCATTAGAGCTATCATATGTTGATGTCTCAAGCAAATCAATAGTAAGTCTTATAAGTAGAGAATCATTAAAGAATGAAATCTATCATATTTATAATACGAATACTATTGAACTGAGTGAAATAGCAGAATATTTAGGTGTCAGAGAAGTATCAGTAGATGATTTTATTGAGTATATTCATTCTAATATTTCTGGTAGCGATAATATGAAAGAATATATTGATGCATTTATTGCCCACTCTGGTATAACAGATAGGTATTTTAGAACTGTTTTTGTATGGGATTGTTACAAGACTGAAAGATTATTAGAAAGAATTGGTATTAGGTGGGTTAAGCCAAATAAAGAGAAGATTGATAGTATGGTAGAATATGGAAAACAAATAGGCTTTTGGTAA
- a CDS encoding nucleotidyltransferase domain-containing protein — MNELNIKYNRIVETFLDKIKKDKEIIGVISYGSIVNGNLWEDSDIDIWLISKENNKNIYKQFSLIEEDIDFQVELYSRKYFIELAQSPQNYSIFKSILNHSKLLYCTDNMIKNLYSDMETPGTIEQEGNLLRYGVYSVTSIKKVKKTLNQSEDIVKIFNMYLKLIKNLSCIEIALHNQYQSKLVEVQALKLNPVFWEEIYVDLLKRPLTYQMIGNSVEECTRYLVEKTALIFAPIINWLETEGEVRGTSEVNEYIVRKYSFNNEGNELTDAYNWLTEKNILIKTSESIKIVDKSKYFYEEAAYAYNYDC, encoded by the coding sequence ATGAATGAATTAAATATCAAATACAACAGAATAGTAGAGACATTTCTTGACAAGATAAAAAAAGATAAAGAAATCATAGGGGTTATTTCTTACGGAAGTATAGTTAATGGTAATCTATGGGAAGACTCGGATATTGATATTTGGTTGATTTCCAAAGAAAACAACAAAAACATATACAAGCAGTTCTCTCTCATAGAAGAGGATATAGACTTTCAAGTTGAGTTATACAGTAGGAAATATTTTATTGAGTTAGCTCAGAGTCCACAGAACTATAGTATATTTAAGTCAATATTGAATCATAGTAAGTTACTTTATTGCACGGATAATATGATAAAGAATTTATATTCAGATATGGAAACACCTGGAACTATAGAGCAAGAAGGAAACTTGTTAAGATACGGTGTTTATTCAGTTACAAGTATTAAGAAGGTCAAGAAGACCTTGAATCAATCAGAAGATATTGTAAAGATATTTAACATGTATCTGAAATTAATAAAGAATTTATCATGTATAGAAATAGCTTTACATAACCAATATCAGAGTAAATTAGTGGAAGTTCAGGCACTTAAATTAAATCCTGTTTTTTGGGAAGAGATATATGTCGATTTACTGAAACGCCCCCTTACTTACCAGATGATTGGAAATTCGGTAGAAGAATGTACGAGATATTTAGTAGAAAAAACAGCATTAATCTTTGCTCCTATAATAAATTGGCTTGAAACAGAGGGCGAAGTAAGAGGAACTTCAGAGGTCAATGAATATATTGTAAGAAAATATTCTTTCAATAATGAAGGAAATGAATTGACGGATGCATATAATTGGTTAACTGAAAAGAATATATTAATTAAAACTAGTGAATCAATCAAAATTGTAGATAAAAGCAAGTATTTCTATGAAGAAGCAGCATATGCGTATAATTATGATTGTTAG
- the uvrA gene encoding excinuclease ABC subunit UvrA codes for MEKSISIKNARENNLKNVSVEIPRDSFVVITGVSGSGKTSLAYNVLYGEAQRRFLQSLSSASKTGMINMPKPDVDMVNGLSPVISIPQKRSITNPRSSVATLTDLSSYVRMLYSVLGQAHCPVCNSVINSYSINQMVDHLMNLPEGTILQIFAPVNKIYDEDYDYLLTDLRNKGFRKVLVNGILYNMKDNIQLNEEERYSIYVAVDEVSILKDNYEILVASINRALDIGENLVKFNVLGDDIPDENIRKMINDLMGCEHNIVAGRYMPKDFSANDLSGACPTCQGLGTYKVTEPRLLIKDSKKSMKQNPFYISQFLLTDRNGAARLYSLANHYGFDIDTPYEELSENIKDVLMYGTKGERYELLRPNGERYDENKRRFVSYEGLVNYVNRFYKKSVLEGSTSKQNERLFVDRLCPDCKGKKIKRSRLLVKIDNVDIYTFGCLNITELKNFLQNMYIPESKKGSVQQLLAELSLKLNALIEIGLEYLNLGRSANSLSGGETQRIRLSTQIGLDLMGMIYILDEPSIGLHARDTYRIIGALKRLKEAGNTVIVVEHDMDIIKTADYIIEIGPGAGIHGGEIVATGNIHEIQQGNSLLGKYLNDIKGIRLPKKRRQGSGKSIIIKGAKENNLKDINVNIPLHTLICVTGVSGSGKSSIVNEVLYKAIISKTHDTRVLPGCYDSIEGIENISDIRNIDQTPIGRSSRSNVATYLGIYDSIRNLYANTEEAKSKGYNNTYFSFNTTEGRCENCNGEGRIVMELQFVQDITTVCPVCKGQRYKSEILSVKYSGKNIAEVLDLTVEEALGFFKDVNGIYRKIKVLNKLGLGYLKLGQSSSSLSGGEAQRIKLGKELGKLKKKKDNLYLLDEPTTGLHLDDIEKLILALDELVNQGNTVLVIEHNLDLIKVADYIIDLGPGAGEKGGKLVAEGSPEEIIENNDSYTSKYLKEYLL; via the coding sequence ATGGAGAAGAGCATAAGCATAAAGAATGCAAGAGAAAATAATCTAAAAAATGTCAGCGTAGAAATACCGAGAGATAGCTTTGTTGTCATTACTGGTGTAAGTGGATCGGGAAAAACATCTCTTGCGTATAATGTATTATATGGTGAAGCACAAAGGAGATTTCTGCAATCATTATCTTCTGCTTCAAAAACAGGAATGATAAATATGCCTAAACCTGATGTGGATATGGTAAACGGCTTATCTCCAGTAATATCAATACCTCAAAAAAGAAGTATTACGAATCCAAGATCTTCTGTTGCGACTTTAACTGATTTATCAAGTTATGTAAGAATGTTATATTCTGTCCTAGGACAAGCCCATTGTCCAGTGTGTAATAGTGTGATTAACAGTTATTCAATTAACCAAATGGTCGATCATTTAATGAATTTACCAGAAGGTACGATATTGCAAATATTTGCACCAGTAAACAAAATATATGATGAAGACTATGATTATTTGTTGACGGATTTACGTAATAAAGGTTTTAGAAAAGTATTGGTTAATGGAATTCTATATAACATGAAGGATAATATCCAATTAAATGAAGAGGAACGATACTCAATTTATGTTGCAGTAGATGAGGTTAGCATCCTGAAAGATAACTATGAAATATTAGTTGCTTCAATAAATCGTGCATTGGATATTGGAGAGAACTTAGTGAAGTTTAATGTTCTTGGAGATGATATACCTGATGAAAATATCAGAAAAATGATAAATGACTTAATGGGTTGTGAACATAATATTGTTGCAGGCAGATACATGCCTAAGGATTTTTCAGCCAATGATTTAAGTGGTGCATGCCCAACATGCCAAGGATTAGGGACTTATAAAGTAACAGAACCCAGATTATTGATAAAAGATAGTAAAAAGAGTATGAAACAGAATCCATTCTATATCTCCCAATTTTTATTGACAGATAGAAATGGTGCAGCTAGATTGTATAGCCTCGCAAATCATTATGGTTTTGATATAGATACACCTTATGAAGAGTTAAGTGAAAACATTAAAGATGTTCTAATGTATGGAACAAAAGGTGAGAGGTATGAATTATTGAGACCTAATGGTGAACGCTATGATGAGAATAAGAGAAGATTCGTAAGTTATGAAGGTCTAGTCAATTATGTGAACAGATTTTACAAAAAAAGTGTGTTGGAGGGTTCAACAAGTAAACAAAATGAAAGGTTGTTTGTTGATAGACTTTGTCCAGATTGCAAAGGTAAAAAAATCAAACGAAGCAGATTGTTAGTGAAAATTGATAATGTTGATATTTATACTTTTGGTTGTTTGAATATAACAGAGTTAAAGAACTTTCTTCAAAATATGTATATACCTGAATCAAAAAAAGGTTCTGTCCAACAGCTGTTAGCTGAATTAAGTCTAAAACTTAATGCGTTAATTGAAATTGGGCTTGAATACTTAAATTTAGGTAGGAGTGCTAATTCACTGTCTGGAGGAGAAACTCAAAGAATCAGACTTTCAACGCAAATTGGGTTAGACCTGATGGGAATGATATATATCCTTGATGAGCCAAGTATAGGTCTTCATGCAAGAGACACATATAGGATAATTGGAGCCTTAAAGAGATTAAAGGAAGCAGGTAATACTGTCATTGTTGTAGAACATGATATGGATATCATTAAAACGGCTGATTACATTATTGAGATTGGACCTGGAGCTGGAATTCACGGGGGCGAAATTGTTGCTACAGGAAATATCCATGAGATTCAACAAGGAAATAGCCTACTAGGTAAATACTTAAATGATATTAAAGGTATAAGGTTGCCTAAGAAGAGAAGACAAGGATCTGGAAAGTCTATTATAATAAAAGGAGCTAAGGAAAATAATCTAAAAGATATTAATGTGAACATACCCCTTCATACGTTGATTTGTGTTACAGGAGTTTCAGGTTCAGGAAAGAGCAGTATTGTCAATGAAGTGCTCTACAAAGCAATTATATCTAAAACACATGATACAAGAGTTTTGCCAGGTTGCTATGACAGCATAGAAGGAATAGAGAATATTAGTGATATAAGAAATATTGACCAAACACCAATAGGTAGGAGTTCTAGGTCTAATGTAGCTACTTACTTGGGTATTTATGATAGCATACGTAACCTATATGCGAATACAGAAGAGGCCAAAAGTAAGGGATACAATAACACATATTTCAGTTTTAATACTACTGAGGGTAGATGTGAAAACTGTAATGGTGAAGGAAGGATAGTGATGGAATTACAGTTTGTACAAGACATCACTACAGTTTGCCCAGTATGTAAAGGGCAGCGTTATAAGAGTGAGATATTATCTGTCAAATATAGTGGGAAAAATATTGCAGAGGTACTTGATTTAACAGTAGAAGAGGCATTGGGATTTTTTAAAGACGTGAATGGAATCTATAGAAAAATCAAAGTATTAAATAAACTTGGACTAGGCTATCTGAAGTTAGGACAAAGCTCAAGCTCTTTGTCAGGGGGAGAAGCTCAAAGGATAAAACTAGGAAAAGAACTAGGTAAATTGAAGAAGAAAAAGGATAACCTCTATTTATTGGATGAACCAACAACAGGACTGCATTTAGATGATATCGAAAAACTTATATTGGCTTTAGATGAGTTAGTAAATCAGGGTAATACTGTTTTAGTTATTGAGCATAATTTGGATTTAATTAAGGTAGCTGATTATATCATTGACTTAGGACCTGGTGCTGGAGAAAAAGGAGGCAAATTAGTAGCTGAAGGAAGTCCAGAAGAGATAATAGAAAATAATGATTCATATACAAGTAAGTACTTAAAAGAGTATTTACTATGA
- a CDS encoding thioesterase II family protein — MIIRLFISYMQIMILFSIPYAGGSATIYYKWKQYLHSSIELKPVELKGRGKRFDEELYYTFDEAVNDILFNIKDMISDSSCDYAIYGHSMGSILAYELYYRICEMEIKKPRHLFFSGYQAPDIVEKKEDIHGLADDEFIEKLIEMGGMEEEVISNKELISTYLPIIRNDFKIIEAYKYKEKKEKIGCDISILYGKEDDITLEELLQWKNHSTGKFRMYDFDGDHFFINNHIEDITTIINKELVYR; from the coding sequence ATGATAATACGTTTGTTCATATCATACATGCAGATCATGATATTATTTAGTATACCTTATGCAGGAGGTTCAGCAACAATATATTATAAATGGAAGCAATATCTTCATTCATCAATTGAATTGAAGCCAGTAGAGTTAAAAGGTAGAGGTAAAAGATTTGACGAAGAACTATATTATACTTTTGACGAAGCAGTAAATGATATCTTGTTTAACATCAAAGATATGATATCAGATAGTAGTTGTGATTATGCTATATATGGTCATAGTATGGGGAGTATTCTAGCATATGAACTTTACTATAGAATTTGTGAGATGGAAATTAAAAAGCCTAGACATTTGTTTTTTTCTGGATATCAGGCTCCCGATATAGTAGAGAAAAAAGAGGATATTCATGGATTAGCAGATGATGAATTTATAGAGAAGCTTATTGAAATGGGAGGGATGGAAGAAGAAGTAATAAGTAATAAAGAACTTATTTCAACATATCTTCCTATAATCAGAAATGACTTTAAGATCATAGAAGCTTATAAATATAAAGAAAAAAAAGAAAAAATCGGATGTGACATTTCAATATTGTATGGGAAAGAAGATGATATTACTTTGGAGGAATTATTACAATGGAAAAATCATTCCACTGGTAAATTTAGAATGTATGATTTTGATGGTGATCATTTTTTTATCAATAATCATATAGAGGATATTACAACAATCATAAATAAAGAATTAGTATATAGGTAA